A part of Capsicum annuum cultivar UCD-10X-F1 chromosome 6, UCD10Xv1.1, whole genome shotgun sequence genomic DNA contains:
- the LOC107875881 gene encoding BTB/POZ and TAZ domain-containing protein 1 isoform X2: protein MEKHGIHLLALSHVYLVPLLKHRCTKALAEQLTIENVVDMLQLARLCDTPHLYLKSMKFLRNNFRKVEETEGWKFLQHHDPLLELEILQFMDEAESRKKRRRRHTREQNLYLQLSEGMDRLEHICSEGCTSVGPYDSEYSCQEKLPCSKFDTCRGLQLLIRHFSTCNSRAKGGCSQCKRMWQLLRLHASICDQLGDCRVPLCREFKQKVEKRGGDDELWKSLVRKVVSARAISSLSLPKRKRVEEPRLNLRHHQTRRFRLKNQC, encoded by the exons ATGGAGAAACATGGGATTCATCTGCTAGCACTTTCTCATGTGTACTTGGTACCTTTACTAAAGCATAGATGCACCAAAGCGTTGGCTGAGCAATTGACAATTGAAAATGTAGTAGACATGCTTCAACTGGCGAGGCTATGTGATACACCTCATCTTTATCTTAAGTCCATGAAATTTTTGCGGAACAATTTCAGGAAAGTTGAGGAGACTGAAGGTTGGAAGTTCCTTCAACATCATGATCCCCTGCTTGAGCTTGAAATTTTACAGTTCATGGATGAGGCTGAGTCG aggaagaagaggaggaggagacACACACGGGAGCAGAACTTATATTTACAGCTAAGCGAAGGGATGGATCGTTTGGAGCACATATGCAGCGAAGGATGTACAAGCGTTGGGCCATATGACAGCGAGTACTCTTGCCAAGAGAAGCTGCCATGTAGCAAATTTGATACATGCCGAGGCCTCCAGCTTCTGATACGGCATTTCTCTACTTGTAACAGCAGGGCAAAGGGAGGTTGTTCCCAATGCAAGCGAATGTGGCAGCTCCTAAGGTTACACGCATCTATTTGTGACCAACTTGGCGATTGCCGAGTTCCTCTATGCAG AGAATTCAAACAGAAAGTGGAAAAAAGGGGCGGCGACGATGAGCTGTGGAAATCACTTGTTAGAAAGGTGGTGTCAGCCAGAGCTATATCTTCTTTGTCTCTGCCTAAAAGAAAGAGGGTAGAGGAACCAAGATTGAACCTAAGGCATCATCAAACGAGACGCTTTAGATTGAAAAATCAGTGTTAA
- the LOC107875881 gene encoding BTB/POZ and TAZ domain-containing protein 1 isoform X1 — MSNSFASDANGIHGGNEMAESDVQIITSGGLRIPAHSNVLSTASRILENILVGPQSYEKKIRILGVPCNAVSVFVQFLYSFKCTEEQMEKHGIHLLALSHVYLVPLLKHRCTKALAEQLTIENVVDMLQLARLCDTPHLYLKSMKFLRNNFRKVEETEGWKFLQHHDPLLELEILQFMDEAESRKKRRRRHTREQNLYLQLSEGMDRLEHICSEGCTSVGPYDSEYSCQEKLPCSKFDTCRGLQLLIRHFSTCNSRAKGGCSQCKRMWQLLRLHASICDQLGDCRVPLCREFKQKVEKRGGDDELWKSLVRKVVSARAISSLSLPKRKRVEEPRLNLRHHQTRRFRLKNQC, encoded by the exons ATGTCGAATAGCTTTGCTAGTGATGCCAATGGAATTCATGGTGGAAATGAAATGGCTGAATCTGATGTCCAGATCATCACCTCCGGTGGCCTTCGCATTCCGGCACATTCTAACGTTCTG AGCACTGCGTCGAGGATTCTGGAGAACATACTAGTTGGGCCACAGAGCTATGAGAAAAAGATACGGATTCTTGGCGTCCCCTGCAACGCCGTTTCCGTGTTCGTCCAATTTCTCTATTCCTTCAA GTGCACTGAGGAGCAGATGGAGAAACATGGGATTCATCTGCTAGCACTTTCTCATGTGTACTTGGTACCTTTACTAAAGCATAGATGCACCAAAGCGTTGGCTGAGCAATTGACAATTGAAAATGTAGTAGACATGCTTCAACTGGCGAGGCTATGTGATACACCTCATCTTTATCTTAAGTCCATGAAATTTTTGCGGAACAATTTCAGGAAAGTTGAGGAGACTGAAGGTTGGAAGTTCCTTCAACATCATGATCCCCTGCTTGAGCTTGAAATTTTACAGTTCATGGATGAGGCTGAGTCG aggaagaagaggaggaggagacACACACGGGAGCAGAACTTATATTTACAGCTAAGCGAAGGGATGGATCGTTTGGAGCACATATGCAGCGAAGGATGTACAAGCGTTGGGCCATATGACAGCGAGTACTCTTGCCAAGAGAAGCTGCCATGTAGCAAATTTGATACATGCCGAGGCCTCCAGCTTCTGATACGGCATTTCTCTACTTGTAACAGCAGGGCAAAGGGAGGTTGTTCCCAATGCAAGCGAATGTGGCAGCTCCTAAGGTTACACGCATCTATTTGTGACCAACTTGGCGATTGCCGAGTTCCTCTATGCAG AGAATTCAAACAGAAAGTGGAAAAAAGGGGCGGCGACGATGAGCTGTGGAAATCACTTGTTAGAAAGGTGGTGTCAGCCAGAGCTATATCTTCTTTGTCTCTGCCTAAAAGAAAGAGGGTAGAGGAACCAAGATTGAACCTAAGGCATCATCAAACGAGACGCTTTAGATTGAAAAATCAGTGTTAA
- the LOC107875878 gene encoding probable pectate lyase 18: MAISFLSLLLFLSSFLLIPSIFASSSLQDPQYVVDQVDRSINVSRRNLGYLSCGTGNPIDDCWRCDPNWAKHRQRLAHCAIGFGKNAIGGREGKIYVVTDPGNDDAVNPKPGTLRYAVIRNEPLWIIFARDMVIRLKQELIMNSFKTIDGRGANVHIAGGPCITIQYVTNIIIHGIHIHDCKQGGNAMVRSSPTHYGWRTISDGDGVSIFGGSHIWVDHCSLSNCKDGLIDAIMGSTAITISNNYMTQHDKVMLLGHSDSYVKDKNMQVTIAFNHFGEGLVQRMPRCRHGYFHVVNNDYTHWKMYAIGGSANPTINSQGNRFLAPNYRFSKQVTKHEISPEREWKKWNWRSDGDLMLNGAYFVQSGAKASSNYARASSLSAKSSSLISSIVSSPGALNCRRSYHC, encoded by the exons ATGGCtatttcctttctttctctcttaCTCTTCTTGTCCTCTTTTCTCTTAATTCCTTCCATCTTTGCCTCCTCTTCCTTGCAAGATCCTCAATATGTTGTTGATCAAGTTGATAG GAGCATAAATGTGTCAAGGAGAAATTTAGGGTATTTGTCTTGTGGCACAGGGAATCCTATAGATGATTGCTGGCGTTGTGACCCAAACTGGGCAAAACACAGGCAAAGGCTAGCTCATTGTGCTATTGGCTTTGGCAAGAATGCAATTGGTGGCAGAGAAGGCAAAATTTACGTGGTCACAGACCCCGGCAACGATGATGCTGTTAACCCTAAACCAGGCACTCTTCGGTATGCTGTTATTCGAAATGAGCCATTATGGATCATTTTTGCTAGGGATATGGTGATTCGATTGAAACAAGAACTTATTATGAACTCTTTCAAGACTATTGATGGAAGAGGAGCTAATGTTCACATTGCAG GTGGACCATGCATAACCATACAGTACGTAACCAACATTATCATCCATGGAATTCACATACATGATTGTAAGCAAGGGGGAAATGCTATGGTGAGAAGCTCCCCAACTCACTATGGGTGGAGGACTATATCAGATGGTGATGGAGTGTCCATATTTGGTGGAAGTCATATTTGGGTAGACCATTGTTCCTTGTCTAATTGTAAGGATGGTTTGATTGATGCTATAATGGGGTCCACAGCAATTACCATATCTAACAATTACATGACCCAACATGATAAAGTTATGTTATTGGGACATAGTGATTCCTATGTCAAAGACAAGAACATGCAAGTAACCATTGCTTTCAATCACTTTGGAGAAGGACTTGTTCAAAGAATGCCAAG ATGTAGACATGGTTACTTCCATGTGGTGAACAATGACTATACTCACTGGAAAATGTATGCAATTGGTGGGAGTGCTAATCCCACCATTAATAGCCAAGGCAATAGATTCCTTGCTCCAAACTACAGATTCAGCAAACAG GTGACAAAGCATGAAATATCACCAGAAAGGGAATGGAAGAAATGGAATTGGAGGAGTGATGGGGACTTGATGTTAAATGGTGCATATTTTGTACAATCAGGAGCTAAAGCCTCTTCAAATTATGCTAGGGCTTCAAGTTTAAGTGCTAAGTCTTCTTCACTAATAAGCTCCATTGTGTCCAGCCCCGGAGCCCTAAATTGCCGGAGAAGTTATCATTGCTAG
- the LOC107875880 gene encoding ABC transporter G family member 11-like: MYQMRSSSFSSVIAPLDDDVMMEIEEANKPQGRDGIVYAHLAWKDVNVMVTLNYGDTRNVLQGLTGYAEPGTFTALMAPSGSGKSTLLDTLSGRLASNAILSGKVLLNGRKAKLSFGTAVNESNHT; encoded by the exons ATGTATCAGATGAGGAGCTCATCATTTTCCTCTGTAATTGCGCCATTGGATGACGATGTCATGATGGAAATTGAAGAAGCAAACAAACCACAAGGCCGCGATGGTATAGTATATGCTCATCTGGCTTGGAAGGATGTTAATGTAATGGTCACTCTGAATTATGGAGATACAAGAAATGTATTACAAGGACTTACTGGTTATGCAGAGCCTGGAACTTTTACTGCCTTAATGGCCCCTTCTGGCTCTGGTAAATCTACGCTTCTTGACACCCTCTCTGGACGTCTTGCTTCTAATGCTATTCTCTCTGGGAAAGTTCTCCTCAACGGTCGCAAAGCTAAGCTCTCATTTGGAACCGCA GTCAATGAATCGAACCACACCTGA